A window from Theobroma cacao cultivar B97-61/B2 chromosome 3, Criollo_cocoa_genome_V2, whole genome shotgun sequence encodes these proteins:
- the LOC18605169 gene encoding uncharacterized protein LOC18605169, with the protein MGRGASKLDHRKGEMLPKLPPILCRKLEEIRRRRAGATLSKKQLLKDGDEDECASIHHNERKSLSSLSSAEPDEDSIGSAKVAPEPTEPKEIFSDQEVIDQEKSTEQNNNKDNNNAEEEDKEKVEELALEETEDEEYGRFSNVEGSLICPGSPSFRVYYIESLQNKEDNGKDDYMNKGSLSDTDVDAVETVESGKSTEESVAKIKKRGRKGMKFRRVGRPVKNFLNVKSCYYPSCGGLEISRLIAAKPATT; encoded by the exons atgggGCGTGGGGCGTCGAAACTAGACCACCGAAAAGGGGAGATGCTGCCTAAACTGCCTCCTATCCTCTGCCGAAAGCTCGAGGAGATTAGGAGACGCAGGGCAGGGGCAACTCTTTCCAAAAAACAGCTCCTCAAGGATGGCGATGAGGATGAATGTGCATCCATTCATCACAATGAACGCAAAAGTTTATCATCTTTATCATCTGCGGAGCCTGATGAGGATAGCATAGGATCCGCCAAGGTAGCACCAGAGCCAACCGAGCCCAAGGAAATCTTTTCTGATCAGGAGGTTATAGACCAAGAAAAAAGCAcagaacaaaataataataaagataataacaATGCTGAAGAGGAAGATAAAGAGAAGGTAGAAGAGTTGGCCTTGGAAGAAACAGAAGATGAAGAATATGGCAGGTTCAGCAATGTAGAAGGCTCTCTTATCTGTCCAGGATCACCAAGTTTCAGAGTGTATTACATTGAATCACTACAGAATAAGGAGGATAATG GCAAGGATGATTACATGAACAAAGGCTCGCTGAGTGATACCGATGTAGATGCTGTTGAGACTGTTGAATCCGGGAAGTCCACCGAG GAATCGGTAGCCAAGATAAAGAAGAGAGGAAGGAAAGGAATGAAGTTTAGGAGGGTTGGTAGACCTGTCAAAAACTTCCTGAACGTCAAGTCGTGCTACTATCCGTCTTGTGGTGGTCTCGAGATATCCCGTTTGATCGCTGCAAAACCAGCAACAACGTAG
- the LOC18605167 gene encoding mitochondrial import inner membrane translocase subunit TIM8 has product MDPSLNSAELQRFLNQEKEKAMVNEMVAKLTSVCWDKCITSTPGSKFSSSEAACLSHCAQRYMDMSLIIMKRFQSMQ; this is encoded by the exons ATGGATCCATCTCTCAACTCTGCTGAATTGCAACGATTCCTCAAT caagagaaggaaaaagccATGGTAAATGAAATGGTGGCAAAGCTTACCAGTGTGTGCTGGGACAAGTGTATCACAAGTACTCCTGGGAGCAAATTCAGCTCGAGTGAAGCAGCTTGCCTTTCTCATTGTGCTCAGCGATACATGGATATGAGCCTTATCATCATGAAACGCTTTCAGTCCATGCAGTAA
- the LOC18605168 gene encoding NAC domain-containing protein 83, with protein sequence MNKLNFVREGMTKLPPGFRFQPTDEELVFQYLKCKVFSFPLPASIIPEINVCKYDPWDLPGESEQERYFFSSKEAKYRIGNRINRATASGYWKATGLDKQITSRRYQIAGMRKTLVFHMGKPPHGSRTDWIMHEYRLVTVASKDCNSPLSKNPIIQNYLNHHMEKWVVCRIFLKKRSEDETIQSFCNNNHEEKKSMAVPHEPKFFYFMREKTGITPASSSSSSSSSSSITEVSSSGADLEESSSHNIVR encoded by the exons ATGAACAAGCTCAATTTTGTTAGAGAGGGAATGACCAAATTGCCGCCTGGCTTCCGTTTCCAGCCAACAGATGAAGAGCTTGTTTTTCAGTATTTGAAATGCAAGGTCTTTTCCTTCCCTTTGCCTGCTTCAATCATTCCCGAGATCAATGTTTGCAAGTATGATCCCTGGGATTTGCCAG GTGAGTCGGAGCAAGAGAGGTATTTTTTCAGCAGTAAAGAAGCCAAGTATAGAATCGGGAACCGAATCAACAGAGCGACTGCTTCTGGTTATTGGAAGGCAACCGGCTTAGATAAACAAATTACATCGAGGAGATATCAAATAGCAGGGATGAGAAAAACTCTAGTTTTTCACATGGGGAAGCCTCCTCATGGGTCTAGAACTGATTGGATCATGCATGAATATCGTCTAGTTACTGTAGCAAGCAAAGATTGCAACTCTCCACTGTCAAAGAACCCAATAATCCAG AATTATTTAAATCATCATATGGAAAAGTGGGTTGTCTGTCgtatatttttgaagaaaagaagtGAGGACGAGACTATTCAGAGTTTTTGCAACAATAACCACGAGGAGAAAAAATCTATGGCAGTTCCTCATGAGcctaaattcttttattttatgagagaAAAAACTGGAATAACTCCTGCGTCTTCttcctcatcttcttcaagttCGAGCAGTATCACAGAGGTTTCTTCAAGTGGAGCAGACCTTGAAGAAAGCAGTAGCCACAATATTGTGCGTTGA